In one window of Oryzias melastigma strain HK-1 linkage group LG5, ASM292280v2, whole genome shotgun sequence DNA:
- the LOC112145658 gene encoding golgin subfamily A member 7, producing MAETHSLQDFQRPAVSSKVFIQRDYSSGTICKFQTKFPSELESRLDKQQFEETIQTLNNLYAEAEKLGGSSYLEGCLACLTAYTVFLCMETHYEKVLKKIDRYIKDQNEKIYAPRGLLLTDPIERGLRVVEITIFEDRNIGSGR from the exons ACACACAGTTTACAAGACTTCCAGCGGCCAGCTGTGTCCTCCAAGGTGTTCATTCAGAGAGACTACAGCTCGGGAACTATATGCAAGTTCCAGACCAAATTTCCATCCGAGCTGGAGTCGAGG CTCGATAAGCAGCAATTTGAGGAAACCATCCAGACTTTAAACAACCTGTATGCTGAAGCAGAGAAACTCGGGGGGAGCTCCTATCTGGAAGGCTGTCTGGCCTGTCTAACAGCTTATACAGTCTTCCTCTGCATGGAGACTCACTATGAGAAG GTGTTAAAGAAGATTGACAGATATATTAAAGACCAGAATGAGAAGATCTATGCTCCAAGAGGCTTGCTGCTGACCGACCCCATCGAGAGAGGCCTCAGAGTC GTTGAAATCACCATCTTTGAAGACAGAAACATTGGCTCTGGAAGATAA